TTGAACTTCTTTGCTCTCAAAATTTACGagatttactttttttttacttgggAATACTTATTAGTGTATTGAGCtagatatatttattgaaGGGTAATTGTAATGTGTAACCTATTTGgcataaaatattaagtatataacaatttgCATATATAgcaaatctttaattattctttaaaatattccaaaattaCTCTCGgtttaaaaggaaatttgCGCGATTTTCTACTTCTCCATCTTCACCGTCATTACTCCAcgattttctctcttctccatcttcaccGTCGTTTCTCTATCTTCTTCGTGATTTTCTTCTAAAGATAACCTTCTTCATTGTGCGCCAACAATTAGTCGTCCTCCAACTAGTCGCTCTCAATGTCCAACAACTTTGCAACAATCTTTCGTTAAATCATATGGTATGcaattgaatttgttttctttaaagattttacatttgatctttgttttctttaaagattttatcaatactTCAATGTAATAGTAGGAtgataattgttttcttttattttgcaGTAATTCGGAATTATGATTAACCTTCCAATAATAGTGTTTCATAGTGGACAATGGGATGATACAAATAAATACTTGAATTACAAGACTACATGTGTATTGGTTGATGAGAcaatatgttttgaaaatttagtgGGCTTAATATTAAGGGAAGTTCGATTGGATGCATCTCCTTCTTCAATACAATTGTCAATCTTATTGGATTATGGCATCACTAATATTCAAACTGTGGTTGAAATTCCTGAAGATAAAGATGTTGCTTGGTTTCTAAGTTTAGTTAAAGGGCAAATTACAAGACATCCATTAGTTGTCCATGCTCCTCATGTCTCTATGGATTTAGAATGGTCATCTAGTGTTGTTAACAGTGGGATGAATAATTTGCCTTCTCTGCtaccttcttcttcaattgatgatgattttcaaattcttacaTATATTCATGTTAGTAGGTTGTCTTCTACATTcgatttgaaagaaaatgatatgttTGCTAGCAAGGAACTACTATCAAAGTCATTTTACTACATTGctataaataacaattttgagtTCAAAACCGTGAgatcaaattataaatctaTTAGGTTTAAGTGCTCCCAAGATAATTGTTCATGGTATGTTCGTGCATTTCATTACAAGGGTGAGAAATTATGGCGACTAAGAAAGTATATTGTTAATCATGATTGCTCCATGAATGTTATTCAAACTACTCAAATACAAGCATCTTCATCATTGATTAGTGATTGTATGATAAAAGACTTTAGTTCTTTTGACTGTTCGACTCCAAACGATATTATGACTCACATGCGCACTAAACTTAGTGTAAATGTTAGCTACTATAAAGCGTGGAGGGCAAAGGAACTTATTATGAATTCTTTGAATGGTGAAGCAAAAGAATCTTATGCCTTGATTCccaacttttttacaaaactaaaagaaattaacccAGGTATGTTTTTATTCTTacaatatatatcatcaatCAAGCTTTTAATGAtatggtctatcactgatagatatCGTCTCATTGATAGTAAATGAGCAGATGACATGGTGGTTTACTGTAGGACCTATCAGTGTTAGATGTCGTACCAGTGATAGTAAATGAGCATATCATGAGACTGATGACATGGTGGTTTAGTATAGGATCTATAAGTGATAAGATTGGTTGTgaatgtatttattaaaatcacttcTTAATTAAACGTTCATTCTTagaatccttttttttttatcataacactacctACATAATCTTTtctccaaacacatattatcataaaactaTCATAACACTATCTACATAATCCTCTCTCAAATACACCTTATCGTAACACTATTATAACCCTACTCACATAACTTTCctccaaacacatcttatcataatactACTTTCATAAACTCTTCCCACAAATACAATTTATCTTAACACTAGTTTTATCATAACTCTGACCCTTTCATTATCCAACCCTTACCCCAAACGGCCCCTAAGTACATAAGACTAAGACACATGACTTGAAATGGACATCTATATATttctctaatatttataataaatatatgagatataaatttatattttaaaattaataataagcTTAGATGGTAAGCGTCTTCAACAAACTATAATTATGAGTGATCATTAAAAGTCCAACCGTAGTCGATTTAGTAAAGGTTCAAAATCAATCTTGACTTCGATGTGTAAGCGGTCGATCGATCGGTTGGATCAATCGAGTCAGTTTAACacttaaaaacactttttgaaaattaataataaagaatttatTGGGGTTTAAAGGgttttggttaattttaaGCCACAGTAATTTTGTGATCCAAtgtatctttaaaaaaacaaagaaggaagtattaatgaaaaaaataaaaaataaaaactttttcatTACCGTTTAAACTgcaaaaagaatattgtgaTAAACAAACATGGatatcaaaatgaaacaaaagaattagaaaGCCCCAAAAAGCCATAAACCAATATCTaataataaacttataaataaagGACCTAATAGCAATTAACCAAACTAAAAACCCCTAGTCCTTTCTACCCTTCATATTTCCTCTCTCTTCCTAAAACCcttttaaatattctaaattctctcatctatttctttcattttactcCCAAATCCATCTCTTTGTACAAATAACCCCTACAAAGTAagatttatataaaaaagaaaaaaaatcaaggaaTTGAGGTTGAGGTCAGGTTCAACATGGATTTCTCCGGTCGAATGTACCCGAGGATAATGCCGCTGTCTGTATTTGGAATGAGTTCCGCTGGTGATTCCTCCGCCCTCAACTCCACACCTTTCTCCACTTGTTTTATTCTCATCTCCAGAACTTTCTTGTGCGAATTGGAGTGTAAACACGGGACGAATGTTGGACTCGCTGCCGGTCGGTACTCCGGGTACAGGCGGCCCGATTTGTATCTGACCCCACAAGCATTGCATAGAGTTTTAGGTCCTAATGGCCCTGCTCTCCATTGCGGAGTCTTCGTCACTTCACAATGTAGGCATTTTCTCACCCCTTGCGGATTAAGCGTATCGTTTTGATCCCGTCGGAATgtcaatttgattttcttcgtTTTCTTTGGTAGTGGTAATGGAGGACAGGATTCCGCGTAGTTCTCTGATTCCGATGAAACCTTAATGCCTGAATTCGTTGGTGAAGTTAGTTCCGGTGTCCGGGGAATGAAAGTCGTCGTTGGTCGAGGTCGCTTGCTGCGAGCGCGGCCTCGTCTACCATCCTTGGTGGATAGAGGCTTCTTTTCGTCGGAGCTGGAGCTGCTGCTGCTACTGTCGAGAACGGAGACTGGACTTGAGATGTGAAATTGGCTCGGCGGTGATAAATTGGAGGCGTTGATGGTTAGGGTTTCAGCGCCGGAGAAGGAATCGTCAACGAAATTTGAGAGCCATTCCATTTGGTCATCGTACTGGAacaaaaaaggagagaaatttatgaatttaggACTCATTGTATATTTCCATGGTCTACTACTTAGCCTATCAAAACcccatttctttcaatttactTTTCATCATGACGTCATTTTACTAATGTCCcgttaatttcatattttttatataaatttcagaaaatttataaaattttgagttagataaaattaaattccataatctattttttctatccacataaaacattaatattttaatattcttttgaaaaagcTTAGCATTTTTAATTGGGTGCAGCAGTCATGCATAATAAATGGTTGTCTCCAAGCCCATCCTATTGTATTAAATTCATATGGGCTAAATAGATGATAAGAATTGtatataaaagatattcaacctatttctatatattttttattaatactttatatcaatattaaatcATTCAATTACGAATATATTGGTTAATATATAGTAGTAACAACGAATATGCAGATATATCCATCGTTACATCGTTATATGAACCAGTGTTTAACTATGATTGTAGTTAGTATATCAGTTTTCCAGtgtatttgtgaaattttttttttcaaatcttaaatttgatGTTATATTCACCTAATCTTAAATACCTGCAATTATACTCAAATATTGAGAATTGATAAGTAAGGGAAAAAATAGAGagtttaattttcacaaaatttgaaaatgaagtatTGAAATTAAAGTGAGAACTCACAGGAACACAGAGGTCGGGGGAGAGAGCAGAGTCAGGAGCAGTATTAACGGAAAACAAGACGGGGTCGACGACGGGGTCGGAGGGCAAAGAATCGGAATGTTCAGACCAAATGGGAGGAAAGGCTGCGGAGTTGGTATTGAAATCGACGTCGTGATCAAGGTCTTCAAGAAGGTCCTCAATATTGTCGAAGAAATTCCCACAGTCAATTTCCTCCGCGATATTTTCTCCAATCATCctctttaaacaaataaaatttctccTAATTTACTGAGAGAcacaaaaaaacacaaaattaagttcatatatatataaggaatACGAATACCAATatccataaaaaaagaaaaaaagaaaaaaagaaaaaagatctccgtttcaaaaaataaagtgtgtatatatataatttgtggaatatatatatacacacacacacacacacgaagGTGAGGAATTTGAAATTacctaaaatgaaaatagaaattgaagTGAAGAGAATGGACAGAGagagtttgagggagggagggagagTTTAAGAAAGTTGCATTGTAGAGAGAGAGTTGTGAAATGAAattgggaagaagaagatgaagaaggagggaaacaaaaagagagactAAAAAGAAACACAGAGTGGTTGTTGTTGGGATGCTTAGctgtatttttatatttatatatatatatatatatcttcattttcaagctttctctttcttctttcattgcACCCAATGGGACCCACTTTCCCACAaccaatttcttccttttttttttttttcaattctaatTCTATGTTCCTTAATCTAgaatctatttttatatatatatatataaatgtaaaatcaaattacaTCTTAAATTATATTCACCACGTTAAATCCACTTAACTAATAAttggttttatattattttttatttctctataggataatttttatgaatagaaaataataataatcgatggattttattatatttttaaacagtTTCAATATTTCCgtagaaaatatcaaaaattgaaactgTTTAACATTTATGATAAAGTCtgtcaaattttctattctctattctctatttttgttttttttttttttcaatagtttCAAGAAAGACACAACTTAAGtagtaaataataacaataataagtaAGGTGGGAAAGATCGTCTAAatcaaaggagaaaaaaaaaatgcaatccatcaaattagtataataataGATGGCGGTgggaaaatgagaaattacgTAAAAAAGTAGAAGggtgaaaattaagaaaatcaCAACCGATAATTACGatataattagtatatttaatttaaattaattcattctaattcttttcatcaaatttgattaatttaaataagtaacaattattattttttcttttttatttctcgtCATTCTTACtccattcatttttaatgCATGTTTATTAGTATAAAGTTTATTCTGTCAAATATTAGGggattataatttattttttcccatttcatggaatttcaaatattcaagataaatatccaaaattatattaaaatagtgTAGTCAATTTTCATGttaaattaactattaatGAACCAAGCTCACTTTGAAAAAAACGTTATTAAACTCTTTAACTTAACCATAATGAATTTctgtataaataattttttttcaatattaaatttatttttttattttcccaaGTTGTTGTTAAtgaagttttataaaataataattggtatattcaatcatttaaattataaataattgagaaaaatgaattatgacaaaattgataaaaataaatatttataaaatataacatgatTTCAACTAAAAGTTTATAgctaatataatttaaattttgagtactttttataatataaacaaatttttttcgaGATTTTTTTGCTAGACTATCgtattttgttttaactaTAGTCGTTCTTTAAATAACCTAAATCTAAAGGATCGTATTTTAAAGCAAATGTGTTTTGAGTTCcaatccaaatctaaacaaccGTGTTTTTTGAGTTATAATGATTTCTttaagatcttttatatttgaaaaaaaaagattattgttttaaaaaaaaaagaaaatatacgataaaaatgaagaataaatgtgtaattttttgaaagaccgtaaatattttggatatatttataaaaattaactttggaAAATGAGGAATGGAAgcaatataaaagaaaagaaaaacaaaattgtaacacaataaaatattaaacccAATTTACTTAAATTTACAACTTCACCCCACCTACGAAAAAGGATTCATTATCGTCGGCGGAATTGTCGGTGGTCGCTGCCCAAAATGGTAAGTGacaaacattaataaaaacaattgtaAGGTTTTAtcttattgtaaatataattgacaacttaaatttttagtgaatttgtcaaaaataacCAAATGGATAATGtattcaaaaattattttgttttaataatatttttcactaCAAAGGAATATATAAAGAGTCAGctaaaattacaacaaaataaagacGTGTATTGATTTCAGGggttttcttcaatttgtatatatatataactctatcaccttttaaattaacttgatTTCTACTCTTTGAATCTATCCCTTCTTAAAGACCCTctcacaaaacaaaagaaaaaaagaaaaaaagaagaaaaaaaaacattaaaaggatGAAAAGTTAGTGTTTTGATGTAACTTTTATGTTGTAATTaatgagaaagagagaaaaaggaaacaattaaCTTGCAATGTACTCATTGAATATCAACTTCTTTTAGAAAGTTGtttcttttacttgtttttgttaagTGATAAAATTTGGTTTGGGACAAAGTGCCCCCAAATTTGAAGGGCAGTCAAACCTTGGGCTTTGGCCTTTGGTGTGtgaacttttaataaatttatattttaaacttaatcaGACATAAAAACATCTCATTCCTTCTAAGCTAAGGGaatgttaattaaaaaggtcaatcttccttttttattcttctaataCAATGTTccctttcaattttattttgccCTCCATATTTTACTTCCCCTTTTCTCAtcctttgattttgttatattattttttaatcacatttctttaattacaCATGTAACAACTCATTTAATCATGCTGAAAATAATACAGGTTGGATATAACTTATGTAATAAGATGGAAATCCAATGaatgtcaaaattttaaactaaagttaaaattgGATTATGAATGGATAGGTGTAAATgggaattttttaaaaaatattttaaattaataaaacaatatatctactttttgtttcaatgattaaagttaaatgtgcaacaattttggttttattttaaaataaattaaaacttttgaatttgaataatacATAAAGTAAATAAGTAGTACGCGTAGAAGTGTTTGGAACATATAGAatacataaagaaagaagaaatttcataaaaatcaTGTGAGTGGGAGTCGGTGGGtttcaattgaaaagaagaaagacgaAAATAGGGCGATGAACCAAATGGTTAGAGTTGAAGATGGGTGGGGgcagaaagggaaaaaaagaatgaaaaagggAAAACCCGGCGCAACGGGCGGCGGAGGAGGATGTCACGTGAATGAAGCGTGCGGTGGGTGGGGGCCAGAGGCACGTTTCCACCGACGGTATTACGCGTTTcataaaaatagatttgagGGTTAGGGTGGATCCCACCACAGGGAATCGACTCCTCAATGTTACAGCTGGGTCACCATAACGCAGCCACCCACTGTAAACGAGTGTCCAACGTGCtctcaaattataaatactttgtgtatatatatgtatataaattttgaaaaatatgtaaaagtGTGGGTAATGACAGTAAATACAAAATAcgaaaaatggagaaaaatgagaaaagaaagaatcttATTAATTTAGGAAGAAggcaaaaatataaatggaaTGGAATAATGGGTGAGAGGAGAGGAGAAAGTAAGGGGGAACTGGGAAGTAGGTCCCAGAGTCACGTGATAATGCCTAGTTGTCACTTTGCTTAAGTTTCGTTGATGTTGGGATGATCCATAAGGGAGAAGAACTGTCAGTGGGACCCATCAATCACATACCGTACATCacagtgtttttttttaaagacaaAAATCATGATCTGATGACGGACTACCCGTGGGCCCGGCCACACCCGATATTTCCTTTTGTGaataattttgcaaatttgtgatttaaaagtcaaaaatcaaataacgcgttttttttttaataaaaaaagtggaatattttatattttattctctaaaATGGGAATTACGTATACGTAATTGTATAGAAGAAGTGAACCTCCACTCACTTTATTACTTACACTAAATTATGATTAATAgttccaaaagaaataaagcaaaaagaaaaataaaataaacattgtAAAGCAAAAGCTAGCTGGCCCCGAGTTTTTGGTATTTGTTCTTTGACCCCCCAAATGTCAAAGCATTTGCACTTGCAATGTGCTAGCCAAAAATCCActtatcataataataataataatgatgatgattaataaataaataaataataaagttgtgTCACTTCACTTACTCATGCCTCCTCCTATACATTAACATAAACCTaggaataaattaaaatcgtTTTTGTATTCAATTATTTAGAACAACAAAAAGAGCATATATAGAACAAAAGTAATTTTCATCAATGTGCATTTCTTCCTTATTATGAGCTCAATATATTCACCAACAGGTTGCTGCCAAACCTCTCTcccattctctttttctaattactctttctttactttcaaCTTTACCTATTTTCTATCTACACTTTCAACCTTATTCATTATCACCTCCAtaaacttttcctttttttcaatattttaccatcttaatttcaactttttaaattaattttccatttcaataTCTGCAATACCATGTTAACAGGGGACATGatttcaaactaaataaaaaggttACCATGTACTTTTGAATCTCTACTAGAATATTAATACGATCATGATtttaaaaggaataaaaagataataatataGCTTTGAATAGGTGTGTGTTAGCATGATAATATCAACATGatttcaaactaaataaaaatattataataatatagcTTTCAATATGTGTATCGTCGTTGCTAATACAAGTatgatttcaaaagaaataaaaagaaaataatctaGCTTGGAATACGTGTGTTGGAAATTAGACTACTTAAAACGAGTATggtttcaaaagaaatatctTTTACGATTTTGAATGTATGTGCTAACATGTTAATATTAGCATGAATTCAAATGAAACAAGAACATAATAAATAGCTTTGAATATGTGTACTAGTGTGTTAATAGTACAAACatgatttcaaacaaaaaaaaaaaacatatttacccaaaagaaaattagaaatcttttttaaaattagat
This DNA window, taken from Cucumis sativus cultivar 9930 chromosome 6, Cucumber_9930_V3, whole genome shotgun sequence, encodes the following:
- the LOC101204084 gene encoding GATA transcription factor 8; its protein translation is MIGENIAEEIDCGNFFDNIEDLLEDLDHDVDFNTNSAAFPPIWSEHSDSLPSDPVVDPVLFSVNTAPDSALSPDLCVPYDDQMEWLSNFVDDSFSGAETLTINASNLSPPSQFHISSPVSVLDSSSSSSSSDEKKPLSTKDGRRGRARSKRPRPTTTFIPRTPELTSPTNSGIKVSSESENYAESCPPLPLPKKTKKIKLTFRRDQNDTLNPQGVRKCLHCEVTKTPQWRAGPLGPKTLCNACGVRYKSGRLYPEYRPAASPTFVPCLHSNSHKKVLEMRIKQVEKGVELRAEESPAELIPNTDSGIILGYIRPEKSMLNLTSTSIP